AAGCTACGCCAAACGTTGTCATTTAAAATGACGTTATACAAAAGCAATCACATGACTGTGGCAGGTGAATTGATGTAGTCACATTGGGTGAAAAAACCGTCAGAGCGTGGATATTTCCTGTCTCGGTGGAGAACTTCGCATCGTCAAACGCAGCCTGTGCCAAAAATCTTCACCTATCAGAAAAAGTTATGTAACAAAGGCCTCGTAAGCATTCCTAATTCAGAACTGATGATGTTTCTCATGAAATGCAAAACAAGAGTACAATCCTCAACgtacattttaaaattaaaacaaaaagaaacttaagATCAGAAGGTTTCTGCACCAAATAGCGTAGGAAGACATATTTCAAGGAATTGCTATCTAACGAAACTCTTAATAAATAAGCacatttttaatgaaataagTGATAAAATACCATCAACtgttaaaaaaggaaaacaaaaaagactaTGAATACcgcaaaaaatggaagaataatAATgcgtaaataaatattttaagtAATCTTTGATGTATTGCTTCgatagttttcttctcttgttcttgttttcacCGTTTTTAAGATAATTGTAATTGCAACCTTAAGAACAAGAATTAGTTTTTTGGCCGCGTGGGAGTGTACGTCTCTAAAAGCTTCCCTTTCAAATTGTCCCCGGAAAAgcgttttctcgtttttctatttctcctgAGAGAAATTTCAAGAGTTGAGCTCACCGTGCACTTTTTCTTATCACTGATACATTCACCACTCTTACCAATTCCCCACAAAACATTCAGTCATTTGTATTTCAGTAATGACACCTGACCCCATCAAAGGAATAACAACATAACAACTACAGTTGATCGCTGAATCGGACCCAGTCACGTAGAAAAGCTCGTCGTCGTTCGTTCATCGGGACTCACGTATATTTCGCAAACTCGTCGACACAAAACGGTCTTATTGCGTGCGAGAAACGTGAACAAGTTTACCTGACTTTCGACCAGCATCGCCATATCCATGAACATGTCGTGGAGTTCGCGAATACTGCTCTCCAACTTCATGATGTCATTATGCCGAGCTTCGATATCGGCTAACGTTTGCTTAGCCTGaagaaatcaacgaaaaaaggagACATAATGGACGTCGAAAAGATGCAGAACGAAGCAAAAGAGCACCTGTTGTGTATCAGTGATGATTCCTTGCGTGAAAACACCAGGATTTCCGCTTTCAATCATTTCTTCCAAGTCCTCATCGCCAACTTGTTTCCCGGCTAAAATAACCGCAAGCTTCTTATTCTCCAGATTAAACGGAAAACATTCAAGTCAGACCGATGTCAAGTTGCCGTTGGATTCGGCCTTTGCAACGCTCGCGATAATCCGTTTGCGTTTTGTTGTAATCCGTCATCACTTCAACGAAACGTCGTGATAACGTGCTATGTTGTGTCTTGCGTATACGTAAATCCGCGTTCCCAGCTCCCGCGGATTCATCATGCTCAATTGCATTCTCAATGAGCTTCAGCTTACCACGCACCTGAAGCACAATCCCCGTAATCTCCAGTTTCAAAGCACCGGAAGATAACATTAGACAACCTTATTCGCCGTCCGTTTAATGCTTGCCATGAGCTCATCGAGCTCCTCTTTCGTTTCTGAAAAACCGTtcgttttaaattttgtccaaGCATAGGGACAAATCTTGTTCAGCTGTGGCCGTGTAACGTCAGTCCGGTGTGTACGAGACACAACATTTCCAAAGTGAGGCAATTACAGCCACCTACGCATGCCATGGATGGCGATGTCGAGAATATTTGCTGGGGAACCGTGATTCTGCCcacaaacgaaacaaaaaccgCTCATTTCATTGCAATACAGTAGCTAATTGTTAAGGTAAATATAGAGAAATAACTGAATATTAAAGTATTAGCATTGCGGCAACCTACTCGGATCATTGACAGGATTTGAAAGAATCGCCGAATGTTTCTTCTTGACTTCTTCGACATTGTTTGCAATTAAATCGACACTACCACGGATCTCTTCGACCTGAAGCCATTTAAGATGAGCAGAAAAGGCAATACTCTGCTTCGAAGTTCGACATCTACAGACAAAAACATATTATGAACAAGTTCAAATAAATGTGACGTTCCCATGACGACGGAATTCTTGGCAGCCTTTCATCCCCGTCAAATCTACATCCACCTTAATGGAAATCATTACCGGCCAACTTACAGCTAGAAACGCGAAGAGCAGATACTCGTATTTGAACGTAGAGGGGGATTTTTTCTCGACATTGTGGTCCACACGTTGCCTCGGCAATAACTAATGATGCAATTTCGAGATCTAACGCATCACCAATAAAACAGCCGtctgtttttctcaaattacAAGCGCGTTCTCCACGGAGCAATAGCTGTTGGCGCGTTGCCAGCTGGACGAACCAAGCTCGTAGCCGccaaaatcatggaaaaaactccaaaatcgATACGAAGCCGAGGCGAATGCACACATGTGAAAAGCGGTCGAGCGTCCGATGGGCATCCAAAACTACAATCATGCACAAAGGCCTCCATAGCTGCGTTGATGGGTTCTTGTCTCAGTATTTGtgcttttggttttttttttaagaaagtaAACCATGTTCTTTCGTTTTAATATAACGGCATCCCAGCATTTCTAAACTCATCTGGTATCGTTGGTTCTGTCATTTCCCACTGTAAAGCAAGAATATTTTAATGTGTGTCTTTCAAAACAAGTAACCAATCAGAAAGAATATCGTTTACAAAGGTTTTGCTTGTTATGCAAAAACTCATTGGCTTCCACGGCAAAATACAATTCCCAGCAGCTGCATTTGAAATCATTTACGAAACAAAGACATTACTAGCGGTAAACGGAAAAATACGCCATGACGCCAAGAAGAAACGTAGGAAACAAGAATACCAGAGAAAAACAGcaagtgaaaaacaaaagtgaaaaaatagtgCTATATGTAAAGTACAAAGCTACCTGCTCGAAGAATTCTTCCATGTATTGGGCATTGCCCGTATCCATTTGCATATCATCATCTTGTTCATCTTCGGATTGTGCCGCTTTAAGGGCACTAAGGCGATCCTTAGTCATTGTTCAAGGAATAAATACACAGTTGGACAATTGCGAATGAACGGGGATCAAGAATCAGAGCCTGTCGATGAACATGCCTAAAATGggaagtgtgtgtgtgtgtgtagcCAAATAATCGCACGCACAATGCTGCCGAGTCGCCCCGCCTCCCGGGTTGGGCTAGCTAGTGATAGCTGAAGAGGAAAAGCAGGCAGGCAAGCAAGCGCTTGTCCCAGGAGTAATATACggaaaatgaaagaacgaACACGGATGTACGCGGAAAGATACTATCAATAAAGCAGAGAACACCAGAAAGGTAGAGGAGTCATAACGTCAGATATAACAGAAGGAGAGCCATTTGCAGACGGACAAAGTGTCTAATTACAGGATGTATATGAAGTAATTGCACTAGCAATGGCTCCACTTGGCCTATTCAATGAGAAACACCATAGTTTTCGATCCGTTCAAGCAAAATCCTGCGTTCAATACTACTTTCAAAACAAGATTTCACATAGCTCAGGAAGGAAAACTTGTTCTTATCTACATATTCAGGCGGGGAATTCTGCCTCGTCCACAGTGACACCAGAGCTGTTCCAATTCAGCATTGTTACGACAGCTGTTTGACTCCTGACATCCTGCTGGATCCCCGAATCAAATGTGGGAAATAACGCGTGATTTGAATGACGACAGCGACgatcaaattcaaaaagagaTCCTGAGAAACAGAGCAAAAGAGGCTTTGTGATATTATCGCCATGACACATTTACAGATATTTCACAACTCGGTCATTAATTTTTTGGTTGATAACGTTATTTTACAAAACTgaattataaataaacaactctGAAAATATATGAATGGAATTCCTCTATTCCGTTTCTATGTTTCATATCATAAAAGGAGGATAGGAGGAGAAGACAGCAATGAGTTCGACAACGAATAAAAAAGACTTCAAATAAATTAGGAATATACGTGCAAAGAACGCCCTGCTCCCAGAGGCATCCATAAGGTGGTCTTATCATTCCTTCTGGCAAAAGTTCCGTGATTTTAACTTGCTCGTAACTCATGAGAACCACAAAAGTAGAGTTGGTGAAGGAGTGCCAGCATTCCCCTAAAACTGGCCGTTGCCTCCGAATGAATATTTCTCAgaaatatccttttttttgtagaaattcgTAGTCATTTTGGTGATGATGATTTGATATGCAAATGCAAGTGACTGCATATTAGTTAAACGTTGCAGGTTGTAAGAACATCACGAATGCATGAGAGCAAACAGTGAACGATGTTGGCGAACAATTAACTATTCAATGCTCAACTGCTAGCTAACCAGGTGAGTTACACGGGTACAAGTGTAACTACTACACATTTTATACTTATACTTCAATTTCAACGAGATGTGGAAGGATAGCATCATATTCTACAACTGTTTCTGGATGGAAAGAACAGAGAAATAATGGGAATTGATCTAGCAAATCTTGCGCAAACTGGTAACTTTGAATCGACAGCATCAGCTGTCCAAACAGCTAATCAATACAGTGGAAAGCGTCATCTGATGTCAACGATATGTACACCCCACGAACGGCGGCGCTCTGCTGCAACGATTAATTCAAGAAGCAAACTGCAACTTCCCGTGATTTGTAGCGTCCACATGAAGACTGTGCGCTGGTGAATAAATCATGGGATGGACGGAAATATGGCGGGAGCTCCTTCGGGAAGACTGCTCTTAGCAACACGTACGCACAAGATtagtaagaagaagaaacgggGACGAAAGTTTAACTGATCCCACTAAAGGTAGTCAAAAACTTCTTGGAAACGTTTCCAGCTTCTTCCTAGTACAAGTCATTTATGAACTCATATCCAACTGAAGTAGAACTTCAGAACACTGGAGCAGAAGATGTTTGGtttctacaagaaaaagaCCCTGGTAATTAGCTGATGCTTTTTGATTCGCGAAATCAGAAGTGTGATGACAAAACGAACATGAGCTCTCACGAATGTTCACCACAACAGAGCAACGAAGGCAGCGCATTATTAGATTCCTCGGAGCGATGTAGCTCAAGTTCCAAGAGAAATACAACGATTTTGCTTCCTAATATTATTTACGGATACTCTTATTATAGAGAGATGATGAAAACGACTGAATGAAATCTATTGGTGCTCATTCACATAATAGGGAATTTTTTCTAACCTGAAGAAAGAGGGCACATTACTCAAACGATGAATTACTTCCTTTGCTAGTACCGTCGATAGACCTCCTAAAGGGTTTCTTGCCATGATATTTTGGGAAATCCCACACTGGAAACATTGCGGAAACGAACCCATGCTATTAAAAGTACATTCCCGCATAGAAATTACTGTAACCAAGACTGCATGCTTTCTGTttcagaaaatatgaaatacaaTAAAGAGTGGTTAACATCATTACccatttaataatatttagaaagaaaaaaaacaacaaatacgaTGGAAATAATTCTGACATAACGTCAATTATTGCAGAGTCACGTCCCACAATAGAAGGCTAACGTCTCTCTCAGAAAGAGTGTTGTGCTTAGGAAGAGATTTAAGGAAACAGCCTAAGTGCTCCTAACTACTCTAGTTCCTTTAAACTgttttcatcatttattttatgctTGCACTCGATATATGTCCGAAGAAAAGCACGTGGTTATTATGCAATGTCTAGTAGCGATAATGCTAGTAATTACTCTGGGAACTGCAAGAATTCATTCAAACTTGCTCGTGTTATGCAATTTGTGCCTCTAGAAACCCTCATTTCAAAGAAGTGATAATTTCCTCAGACAGCTCcattaaaataaaaggaaaatcgCAAACGAGAATTATCAAAGTGCGCATAAAGTTGCAATGAGCTTCAGCAAATTTTCGCGAACCAAGTAATAAACGCTCATCGAAGTGGGTTGCACAATGTACTTTTGAAAGTCTTGAGAGTAGAAGCGGCTAAGTGCAAACTCAAGATGTCCTATAAAATCTTATAGCATCCCAAGAACTAACACACACGTTTCCCAATCACGGGCAGGTAAAAATTACTCCTTTTCTAAGACAAAGCAAATGTGAGGTGATTTTTATTTCGGTGAATTTCAACaactactttacttttttgaaaaatacacgCAATTTTTGCGATACTCATCATATTCATCAAATGGAAAATCTTCAGAGAGGAAGaggttttgcattttttcctatttctgttGAACGTTTTCCCGgtgcatctttttttaatatgacGGAAATAGTTCCCGCTTTATGGAATCTCCCAATAAGAGGATAAGACTGGATTTTTCGAACCTTTCACCATCGGATTCAGTTCACTAGTAAAGAGAATACTGCTCTTGAAAACATAGTTTGCTGAAATTATGATTGATTGCTGCGTGTCAGTGTCggcagtttaaaaaaaaaagttatgacGATAAGAATAGCAGCGAGCAAATTAAAACGATGACACGACCGCAATAACATTTATTCTAAATTAGATGGAAATTTATATTGAaacaatatattattatttattgttctaCACGCACGTTAAGGTAACGTCTAAACTATGCATGTATGAGGATTCTTTTCCATAATTCCAGAAGTATCTGTAGTGAAATTGCAATACTTACAGAACTCAAATAACCGTACTTCTACAAAATTATCTATCTCGTACACTTTCAGGAAATGTGCAGATCATATCGAAGACCCAAACCAGTCCTCAAAGTAATTCCTTCAGGACAGATTTGGCTCCTTTTACACACGAAATAGCACcgaattcaaaagaagaaacaccGTTAGGAGTGCATCAATCTTGCAACATGCCACTCAAATAATGGGAGACCCTGTGATGATttgtcaaaatcaaaaactctGCTCCTATGCCTTCTCTCTGTTAGTCAATGTGCTGTTGTAAATATGAGATATGTCATTACGACTAATTTCAGGAATTATTCAATCAAACAGAAGGTGACGAGTCGACATTGACGTGATATCGAGAAACAATCAGCAAACGAATCCGCTATGATTGTCCACATTTTCGTAGAGGAtgagcaaagaagaaaaaacgccgGTTTGATATGCAACGCAGCAATTCGCTGCGAATTGTGTTTAGAATAGCAGTGGTAATGAAGAGCATGGAAAAATAAGCGGGATATTTTTTGTCACAGTTAACGCTAGAGCAAAACTCCAACAAGCAATTGTACTTATTTCAACTTTGTTATTCCTTCGCCGTTTATAATGCTCCCATGGATTATCTGGATTTGGATGTAGGTCTAATTACACTATCGGGTAAAATCCATGAAAGACCTTCCATTGCAGGTGCAACTAGTTCAATGTACAAATGGGAAGCTAAAGCTGAGTAGATAGTTAATTCAAAGTCATCATCTATTTTGTCGAAGACTCCCATTGCTGTACTCATTTTATTTCCTAAATGCAGCATACCGCGAAGCTGACGTGAGAAGAAATCCGTTGtagaagctagagatggggctGTAGATTGTGGTATCCGGGAAGGCTgagctcatctctccttgaccgtcgtaaaaaaaacggcgtgggaactgcATTAGTTCCAACGGTGAACGATAGAACGTACCTCTATGTACGCGTTCCGGTCCTCTCAGTGGCCCATTCTTTGGTTTTacctgaataggctggtgtAACATCCTCttcaatcttcgaccgctcgctcatagacgcggcgcgtgcacaatcGTGCCGCTCTGCAACAGAAATGGTCGTAGAAAACTATGTCTTCCACATCGTTtatgacgattagggagagacgagcggaaccaccccgcaTCACAGAATCCACAATcctatctctagcttttccgtcaccgcgtcagattcgtggtattttGCCTTTAAGAACCAGCTTCAAGTAAATCACATTTAGTGTTTAGGTtgaagcactcatttttgcatCACACGTGCGGTAGTCGGACCCGGTGCTCCAAACccacttcacttttggactgtcgccgaagggatcctcatcacttgagttTCACCCCATGAACTAGATcctcttcacctgaggagggtccggctcttCCCTATCGCACCTCTGGTTCGGATGACGATCACGAAAACCGTTCCGAATATATTGACGAGGAACAGGAGAAATCTTCTCACATCAGCTCCTCTACTCtggattgaaagaaaagaagtattgCTACCGGCGCAACAACAAAGGAAACAGAGCcagtttctattttctatcgAGTTCGATTCCAAGAGACTGCGAACAAAAACAACCTAGGGTTGGCATATGGATCTTCTTATGCGAAATAGAAAGTTTCCTTTTCTAACTCGCTAGTTCCACTGAGAAACTTGATCCATAGGATTACCGTGGTGGCATTATAATTCGTATAGAAGTAGTCTTTCTTCGCCGTGTTTCAATTCGACATCCGCTTTTTTAAACAGCAGTTGTTTCCAACATAAAAATTGTATCCTTGAATGTACTTTTCTAAACCTTTCTAGGCAAAATACAACAAACACCATCGTcaaaaaaatgatataaaacaaaatccaGGACTTGCAGCGCACCAAAAATGCAGAGGGAACAATTCTAAATAGACTGTATGCGGCTATTTGTTTCATTCCGTTAATTACGTTATTATTTACTGGGAACTGTTTATTTGGTTAACTGCTACAGTCGCAAACGAACATAGATAATAGTGTTTTCAAAAGTATCGATTCATATCTACAAAGTATGTACCTTCCGAGAAAAGTGATGCTTAGAACCACCTCGTCACCTCGTAGCATTTTCATAGGGATTccccattaaaggcatcacctcacgaatctgaggtggcgcagatttcaggtggagtattcgtatacgggatgggagactacggagaggaaaggaaaaagcaattaggaagaaatggacgggtgattccgtccatttcttcctaattgccgtaaaaaacggcccggaagatgcggcgctgcacaaggctggcgcgctccagtcgaagtccccgtagaaaatagtgcgccagtacgccgtatcttccgggacgttttttacggcaattaagaagaaatgggcggaatcccCCCctttctccatagtctcccatcccatgtacgaatactccaactgaaatccgtaccacctcaatttcgtggagtgatgtctttaataaCATTAACGGAAGGATTCTACAAGGAAGAGGAGATAGCTTCAAACCGGTCCCAAAGTTGTATACAGAATCAATTTTGGAAGGTTTTCGaaggagaaaatattttcttagaaCAATAATTAAGTATGTGGTAAGCGTATGCATAAAAATTCTCCAACGAGCATCACTGTGAAGAATACCGAAATGGAGAGAGCGGGAACAAAAAACCTATTCTTCAGTGCATAAAAGTATGTGAAGAATTTACTCCTGCGACGTTTTCGGCGAgatagaaaaagttgaaaagcaAAGTACTTCTGCAAAGCAAAATCCGCTAATGGCCGTAACGATTGCTCGCTGCACTTCTCAGTCaccttctttctcttcaggAAGAGATAAAGAAAAGCACTTTACTCATTATTTGTGCAAGGGCGTGCAATAGCAATATCGACCTAAATAATATACTTACGTGGTTAGCTTTATATCTTCCACTCCGAGCGAATTGTGAGGATTTgtttaagaacaaaaaaattcaacactGGTAAACACTCAGTTCTTTCTCCTCTCTCAGTTATCatgaatgtagaaaaaaagaatagaatataaCGAATTGTATCATTAATTAAAGCACTCACTTTGCCAGAATAACAAATTCAACAACTTCTATGAATACAAATGTGTAAAATGAAAGCTAACTGAGCGcagataacaaagaaaaacaacaaaaaagaaggaaattgtcAAGAAAGGCAACACAACATGAAGTTGAAAGTCATTACCTTTCTATTGAATGGTAAGTAACAAAGAATTTGAAGTGGAAAGAACAGAGGAATAAAGCAACCCGCCTAAAATTTGCGAAGTGATGGatgaaaagagaggaaattttcaaaatcttttaccttttaaaggcatcctgtcacgaaactgacgatgttgggctCTCTGTGGACAACTATAGAATTCGGCGTGTATATTATAAGTATACACGTGGCCCCACTTGATTCGCCCTAATTGTCCAAAAAAACAAGGGGGAAGCGTGGAACGGCGTTTGATCACGGCACGTTAGGACGCACCACTCTTGCACAGAATCTGGTATCCTCGAcccctattcattggttttattaGAACAGGCtactgaggagacctcattggttttcgaccgctcgttTGTGTATGCACGGCGTGCACAacggcgcgttctaacgtcctcgtaggaaaaaaacgccGTTCTCCACGCGTTTTTCAGGAGAGTTAGGGTAAACTGAGCGGGACCGTACGCTCACAGTCGTAATCCATATAAGCTCTATATAAGCTCACAGATTCCCCAAAGTCGTCAGTTCCGTAATACGCTGACTTTAAGGATAGTGCAGAAATATATTGTATGGAAATATTTCCCAGAACATCGAACAAACTACCACATACGTCTGCAGTTCTACGCCTTCGAACTTCATCACTCCGCTCACTTCATCGTTCCTCTTTGAAGAAGTACAAGCAACACAGATACATCACGGCTACCAAGCATTTCAAACGTGCATAAAAAAGAAGTCTATCGAGAGTTCGACCAAGTgcgaaaattcaacaaatccAGTGGACAACTACATTTCGGATTTAACTGCAA
This window of the Necator americanus strain Aroian chromosome III, whole genome shotgun sequence genome carries:
- a CDS encoding hypothetical protein (NECATOR_CHRIII.G11923.T2) gives rise to the protein MTKDRLSALKAAQSEDEQDDDMQMDTGNAQYMEEFFEQVEEIRGSVDLIANNVEEVKKKHSAILSNPVNDPKTKEELDELMASIKRTANKVRGKLKLIENAIEHDESAGAGNADLRIRKTQHSTLSRRFVEVMTDYNKTQTDYRERCKGRIQRQLDIAGKQVGDEDLEEMIESGNPGVFTQGIITDTQQAKQTLADIEARHNDIMKLESSIRELHDMFMDMAMLVESQGEMVDRIEYNVEHAKEFVDRAVADTKKAVQYQSKARRKKICIIITVIVILLLVILGIIIWVATANAATPKITVDGNSQQPQAKTRVTRSPFIDVVILING
- a CDS encoding hypothetical protein (NECATOR_CHRIII.G11923.T3) produces the protein MTKDRLSALKAAQSEDEQDDDMQMDTGNAQYMEEFFEQVEEIRGSVDLIANNVEEVKKKHSAILSNPVNDPKTKEELDELMASIKRTANKVRGKLKLIENAIEHDESAGAGNADLRIRKTQHSTLSRRFVEVMTDYNKTQTDYRERCKGRIQRQLDIAGKQVGDEDLEEMIESGNPGVFTQGIITDTQQAKQTLADIEARHNDIMKLESSIRELHDMFMDMAMLVESQGEMVDRIEYNVEHAKEFVDRAVADTKKAVQYQSKARRKKIIILICVVILIAIAALIIMSFIPVEPIRFLFPKCGFFDFVDPEYVTYKMKTRVTRSPFIDVVILING
- a CDS encoding hypothetical protein (NECATOR_CHRIII.G11923.T4), which encodes MTKDRLSALKAAQSEDEQDDDMQMDTGNAQYMEEFFEQVEEIRGSVDLIANNVEEVKKKHSAILSNPVNDPKTKEELDELMASIKRTANKVRGKLKLIENAIEHDESAGAGNADLRIRKTQHSTLSRRFVEVMTDYNKTQTDYRERCKGRIQRQLDIAGKQVGDEDLEEMIESGNPGVFTQGIITDTQQAKQTLADIEARHNDIMKLESSIRELHDMFMDMAMLVESQGEMVDRIEYNVEHAKEFVDRAVADTKKAVQYQSKARRKKICILITGAIIIAILITFLILYFK
- a CDS encoding hypothetical protein (NECATOR_CHRIII.G11923.T1), which codes for MTKDRLSALKAAQSEDEQDDDMQMDTGNAQYMEEFFEQVEEIRGSVDLIANNVEEVKKKHSAILSNPVNDPKTKEELDELMASIKRTANKVRGKLKLIENAIEHDESAGAGNADLRIRKTQHSTLSRRFVEVMTDYNKTQTDYRERCKGRIQRQLDIAGKQVGDEDLEEMIESGNPGVFTQGIITDTQQAKQTLADIEARHNDIMKLESSIRELHDMFMDMAMLVESQGEMVDRIEYNVEHAKEFVDRAVADTKKAVQYQSKARRKKICIIITVIVILLLVILGIIIWVATANAATPKITVDGNSQQPQAVRSSDSSPNSVRAQLNTS